A genome region from Akkermansiaceae bacterium includes the following:
- a CDS encoding DUF1460 domain-containing protein, with protein MKIPLCTLSAAALGLAGCVSQPPDSIAFSGSARIQVQSPGQQAPVPAASPPRLPMGTVFKGEPKFMAIVAKAEREGWRKLPIGDRTVRIAREMIGAPYVNYTLEADDRIESPIVNIVGMDCWTYYENALAIARMLAYKPKFLSKADMLHMVEIERYRDGRCTGNYLSRMHHLEEVFHDNQRRGYAMNITSRIPGAVPLRREIREMTVEWKSYRYLRNDPSLLPKMASIEAQVSRLPVHHIPRDKVRTAENYLRNGDICAITTNWKYGYTSHVGLIVRLKGRAYFTHATSDRDKGRMTIIDRPISDYIHGSSKHAGIVVCRPFDIPRSALWMKNVAGR; from the coding sequence ATGAAAATCCCCCTGTGCACCCTGTCCGCCGCCGCCCTCGGACTGGCCGGCTGCGTTTCCCAGCCACCGGATTCCATCGCGTTTTCCGGAAGCGCCCGCATCCAGGTGCAGTCCCCCGGCCAGCAGGCGCCCGTGCCAGCGGCCTCCCCTCCCCGCCTGCCCATGGGCACCGTTTTCAAGGGGGAGCCAAAGTTCATGGCCATCGTCGCCAAGGCGGAGCGTGAGGGCTGGAGGAAACTCCCCATCGGGGACCGCACCGTCCGCATCGCCCGGGAAATGATCGGCGCACCCTATGTGAACTACACGCTGGAGGCCGATGACAGGATCGAGTCCCCCATCGTCAACATTGTGGGCATGGACTGCTGGACATACTATGAGAACGCCCTGGCGATCGCGCGGATGCTCGCCTACAAGCCGAAATTTCTAAGTAAGGCCGACATGCTCCACATGGTGGAGATCGAGCGCTACCGCGACGGGCGCTGCACCGGGAACTACCTTTCCCGCATGCACCATCTGGAGGAGGTGTTCCACGACAACCAGCGCAGGGGCTACGCCATGAACATCACCTCCCGCATCCCCGGTGCGGTGCCTCTGCGGCGCGAGATCCGCGAGATGACCGTGGAGTGGAAAAGCTACCGCTACCTGAGGAACGACCCCTCGCTGCTCCCGAAAATGGCCAGCATCGAGGCGCAGGTTTCAAGGCTCCCCGTCCACCACATCCCGAGGGACAAGGTGCGCACGGCGGAGAACTACCTCCGGAACGGCGATATCTGCGCGATCACGACGAACTGGAAATACGGCTACACCTCGCACGTCGGCCTCATCGTCCGCCTCAAGGGGCGCGCCTATTTCACCCATGCCACCTCGGACAGGGACAAGGGAAGGATGACCATCATCGACCGGCCCATCTCGGATTACATCCATGGCTCATCCAAGCACGCGGGCATTGTCGTCTGCCGCCCCTTCGACATCCCCCGCTCAGCCCTATGGATGAAAAATGTGGCCGGCAGATGA
- a CDS encoding right-handed parallel beta-helix repeat-containing protein, which yields MKFPESNHIAFSRHVAWAMAAMAIALAGCREATEELPATVPAGQSADLRALIDAELAAGKKRIVIPPGRYHVKAQRGNHLHLKDLRDVEIIADDVEMICTSTIRAVTIENCSNLTIRGLAVDYDPLPFTQGKIIAIAPDKSWIDFEIAGGYPENELEERIEIYDAATGELRRGDARWDQEIQPLGERRYRVKKTGNYRFDPLADTERVGDILVTNNNHGTPGPTHAFVIESSRHTRFEDIRLYASPCFGFLEKDCHASRYIRCTIDRRPASDDPAKRALPRMRSLNADAFHSKDAAKGPAIISCTAKYQGDDCVNINGGYHYVCSSKGRQLRIAVLDKPRLKAGDPVEFLPHHGPRPPDAVATRVELDPNPLTDVERAKVESLRMDERTRERLLSAKAKFYTLTLDREVVLPDASAVCNPLRLGSGFAIKDCDFGHNRSRGILIKASDGEITGNRIIGSRMAAVLVSPEFWWMEGGISSNLTVRGNTIRGSLQTPIQILAPGGNGRPLPAGARRNISILGNRIEDCPWPLIRVTSTSDLTIEGNILPKAPPGQVAGSDGKAPGAILLQNCDP from the coding sequence TTGAAGTTTCCCGAATCCAATCACATCGCATTTTCCCGCCACGTGGCATGGGCGATGGCCGCCATGGCGATCGCTCTGGCGGGATGCCGCGAAGCCACCGAAGAACTCCCGGCAACCGTGCCGGCCGGGCAATCGGCGGATCTCCGCGCACTCATCGATGCGGAACTCGCCGCCGGAAAAAAACGCATCGTCATCCCCCCGGGCCGCTACCACGTGAAGGCGCAGCGCGGCAACCATCTCCACCTCAAGGATCTGCGGGATGTGGAGATCATCGCGGACGACGTCGAGATGATCTGCACCTCCACCATCCGAGCCGTGACGATCGAGAACTGCTCGAACCTCACCATCCGTGGCCTTGCGGTGGATTACGACCCTTTGCCTTTCACCCAGGGGAAAATCATCGCCATCGCCCCGGACAAGAGCTGGATCGATTTCGAGATCGCCGGGGGCTACCCGGAAAACGAACTTGAGGAACGCATCGAGATCTACGACGCCGCGACCGGCGAGCTCCGCAGGGGCGATGCCCGCTGGGATCAGGAAATCCAGCCGCTCGGCGAGCGCCGCTACCGGGTCAAGAAAACAGGAAACTACCGCTTCGATCCCCTCGCTGACACCGAACGGGTGGGTGACATCCTTGTGACGAACAACAACCACGGCACACCGGGACCCACGCATGCGTTTGTGATCGAATCTTCCAGGCACACGCGGTTCGAGGACATCAGGCTATATGCCTCGCCCTGTTTCGGGTTTCTCGAGAAGGACTGCCACGCCTCCCGCTACATCCGCTGCACCATAGATAGGCGCCCCGCCTCGGATGATCCAGCCAAGCGCGCCCTGCCGCGGATGCGTTCGCTCAACGCCGACGCCTTCCACAGCAAGGACGCCGCCAAAGGCCCCGCGATCATCTCCTGCACGGCGAAATACCAGGGAGACGACTGCGTGAACATCAACGGCGGCTATCATTACGTTTGCAGCAGCAAGGGCAGGCAGCTGCGCATTGCCGTCCTCGACAAACCGAGGCTGAAGGCGGGAGACCCCGTCGAGTTCCTGCCGCATCACGGCCCGCGCCCGCCCGATGCCGTCGCGACGCGCGTCGAGCTGGATCCGAATCCGCTCACGGACGTCGAACGGGCCAAGGTTGAAAGCCTCCGGATGGACGAGAGAACCCGGGAGCGGCTGCTTTCCGCAAAAGCGAAATTCTACACCCTCACGCTGGATCGCGAGGTCGTCCTGCCGGATGCCTCGGCGGTTTGCAACCCGCTGCGCTTGGGCAGCGGCTTCGCCATCAAGGACTGTGACTTCGGGCACAACCGCTCGCGCGGAATCCTCATCAAGGCCAGCGATGGCGAGATCACCGGCAACCGCATCATCGGAAGCAGGATGGCCGCGGTTCTGGTTTCCCCGGAATTCTGGTGGATGGAGGGCGGGATCTCCAGCAACCTCACCGTGAGGGGGAACACCATCAGGGGCAGCCTGCAAACCCCGATCCAGATCCTCGCCCCCGGTGGGAACGGCCGCCCGCTGCCGGCAGGCGCACGCCGAAACATCTCGATCCTCGGCAACCGCATCGAGGACTGCCCCTGGCCGCTCATCCGAGTCACCTCGACCTCGGATCTGACCATCGAGGGCAACATCCTGCCGAAAGCCCCTCCGGGACAAGTCGCCGGAAGCGATGGCAAGGCGCCCGGGGCCATACTTCTGCAAAACTGCGATCCCTGA
- a CDS encoding arylsulfatase, producing the protein MKSNRVIPAALVAALSVTCLAAQTATTPNIIVILADDIGYGDLSCYGAKLVQTPNLDRLAKEGRRFTDAHSPAASCTPSRRALITGRYSWRQPPGAHIAPGDEAITIKPGTFTLPGMLRQAGYRTGIVGKWHLGLGTEGGPDWNGEIKPSTLDLGFDYSFIMAATGDRVPTVFIEDRHVVGLDPADPIKVSYKEKIGEEPTGAENPELLTLRHTHGHDMTIVNGVGRIGWMTGGKSALWKDEDMSDTFTKKALEFIEREKTRPFFLYFATHNIHVPRVPHPRHLGKSQCGTRGDAIVELDEAVGELLANLERLGLADKTLVIFSSDNGGIMDDGYEDVGDFEHPCNGTLRGYKGSLFEGGHRVPMIARWPGHIPAGSTCDELVTLLDLTASLAALTGQVIPPGAAIDSCNVLPALLGQPHDKPGRETFVAHVGGVAGKVPLAIRQGPWKLITEGGARPSFSDADKSNRTPMPDEAREPFLVNLSDDPSESKNVAPDHPGRVRDMKRLLGEIVAEGHGPADKR; encoded by the coding sequence ATGAAATCCAACCGAGTCATCCCCGCTGCGCTCGTTGCGGCCCTGTCGGTCACTTGCTTGGCCGCGCAGACGGCCACAACACCAAACATCATCGTCATCCTGGCCGACGACATCGGATATGGCGATCTTTCCTGTTACGGGGCGAAGCTGGTGCAAACCCCGAATCTGGATCGGCTGGCAAAGGAAGGGCGGCGTTTCACCGATGCGCATTCCCCCGCCGCAAGCTGCACCCCTTCGCGCCGGGCGCTCATCACGGGGCGCTATTCCTGGCGCCAGCCGCCAGGAGCCCATATCGCACCCGGCGACGAGGCCATCACCATCAAGCCCGGCACCTTCACCCTGCCAGGCATGCTCAGGCAAGCCGGCTACAGGACCGGCATCGTCGGCAAATGGCATCTGGGCCTCGGCACCGAAGGCGGGCCGGACTGGAATGGGGAAATCAAGCCCAGCACCCTGGATCTCGGCTTCGACTACTCCTTCATCATGGCTGCCACCGGCGACCGGGTGCCGACTGTCTTCATCGAGGATCGGCATGTCGTCGGGCTGGATCCCGCCGACCCCATCAAGGTCAGTTACAAGGAGAAGATCGGCGAGGAACCGACGGGCGCGGAAAACCCCGAATTGCTCACCCTCAGGCACACCCACGGCCATGACATGACCATCGTCAACGGCGTCGGCCGCATCGGCTGGATGACGGGCGGCAAGAGCGCGCTCTGGAAAGACGAGGACATGTCCGACACGTTCACCAAAAAGGCCTTGGAATTCATCGAACGTGAGAAAACCCGGCCGTTCTTCCTCTATTTCGCCACCCACAACATCCATGTGCCCCGCGTGCCGCATCCACGCCACCTCGGCAAGAGCCAATGCGGCACGCGCGGCGACGCCATCGTCGAGCTCGACGAAGCCGTGGGCGAACTGCTGGCGAACCTGGAGCGGCTCGGTCTTGCGGACAAGACCCTGGTCATTTTCAGCAGCGACAACGGCGGCATCATGGACGACGGCTACGAGGATGTGGGTGATTTCGAACATCCGTGCAACGGCACCCTGCGCGGCTACAAGGGCAGCCTGTTCGAAGGCGGCCACCGCGTGCCGATGATCGCTCGCTGGCCGGGGCACATCCCCGCGGGCAGCACCTGTGACGAGTTGGTCACGCTATTGGATCTGACCGCATCGCTGGCGGCGCTCACGGGACAGGTAATCCCACCGGGCGCTGCGATCGACAGCTGCAATGTCCTGCCCGCACTTCTGGGACAGCCCCACGACAAACCGGGGCGCGAAACATTTGTGGCACATGTCGGCGGGGTTGCCGGCAAAGTCCCCCTCGCCATCCGGCAGGGTCCGTGGAAGCTGATCACCGAGGGTGGCGCACGCCCCAGCTTCAGCGACGCCGACAAATCCAACCGCACACCGATGCCTGATGAGGCCCGGGAGCCATTTCTCGTGAACCTCTCCGACGACCCTAGCGAATCCAAGAACGTCGCCCCGGATCATCCCGGACGGGTCCGCGATATGAAGCGCTTGCTCGGGGAAATCGTCGCGGAAGGGCATGGCCCCGCTGACAAACGCTGA
- a CDS encoding right-handed parallel beta-helix repeat-containing protein has protein sequence MKAPQSPNHCRLGARIIVAALLSLAPLGAREAAVLSIADFGAKPDGSDTTPSVRAALEQLRGGKAKKLTFPPGRYDFHPERATEEYLFVSNNDEGLKRIAFPLKGLEGVEIDGGGSTFVFHGYTVPFLLEKSSGVSLSNFTVDFIRPFHSEGKVLDITPQHVDLAFSDEFPHEIRNGVLVFTGGRKAEGPATTVSNGEVLYPYGSLLAFDPAKRETAFMAKDRYEVGNGIAAGKIGPNQVRLRIPNISAKQGDVLVFSPRNRDVPGFVISDSRDIRLTDITIHHCGGMGVIAQRSADLFVKKLRVTPPPGDRRIVSTTADATHFVNCKGRIELVDCLFEQQKDDATNIHGLYAKITQIISPSRFEITLIHPQQAGIDFVKAGTRLELNDGPSLREEGFAVVKSVERINKQRTLVEIEGSLPEIVTVGDSVADADANTAEVLIRGCVLRGNRARGILLGSRGPMVIEGNTFHTPGAAILFEGDSRFWFEQAGVRDVVIRGNTFDNCNYGVWGTGCIQVGSGIAEEFRKTSRYNRNIRIENNLFRAFSPLPLLSMYSVDGLTFTGNRLEKTKAYPAPDAGDWKPFEITDSDNVKVEAPQTLATREPAATSPD, from the coding sequence ATGAAAGCTCCCCAATCACCGAACCACTGCCGCCTTGGCGCACGAATCATCGTGGCAGCGCTGCTATCACTGGCACCTCTTGGTGCGCGTGAAGCAGCCGTGCTCAGCATCGCGGACTTCGGCGCGAAGCCCGACGGCAGCGACACCACGCCCAGCGTGCGTGCGGCGCTGGAGCAGCTTCGCGGCGGAAAGGCGAAAAAACTGACCTTCCCCCCCGGGCGCTACGATTTCCATCCCGAGCGCGCGACCGAGGAATATCTTTTCGTCAGCAACAACGACGAGGGGCTGAAGCGCATCGCATTTCCCCTCAAGGGACTGGAGGGTGTCGAGATCGACGGCGGCGGATCCACCTTCGTTTTCCACGGCTACACCGTGCCGTTTCTGTTAGAAAAATCGAGCGGCGTCAGCCTCAGCAATTTCACGGTGGATTTCATCCGGCCGTTCCATTCCGAAGGGAAGGTTCTCGACATAACCCCGCAGCATGTCGATCTGGCGTTTTCCGACGAATTCCCCCACGAGATCCGCAACGGCGTCCTCGTTTTCACCGGCGGACGGAAGGCCGAGGGACCTGCGACGACGGTCAGCAACGGTGAAGTCCTCTATCCCTACGGCAGCCTGCTCGCCTTCGATCCGGCCAAGCGCGAGACCGCGTTCATGGCGAAGGATCGCTACGAGGTGGGCAACGGGATCGCCGCCGGGAAAATCGGCCCCAACCAGGTGCGGCTCAGAATCCCTAACATCTCCGCGAAACAAGGCGACGTGCTGGTGTTCAGCCCCAGAAACCGCGACGTCCCCGGCTTTGTCATTTCCGACAGCAGGGACATCCGCCTCACGGACATCACGATCCATCATTGCGGCGGCATGGGCGTCATCGCCCAGCGGAGTGCGGATCTCTTCGTGAAGAAACTGCGTGTCACGCCGCCCCCGGGCGACCGCCGCATCGTAAGCACCACCGCCGACGCCACCCATTTCGTGAACTGCAAGGGCAGGATCGAACTGGTCGACTGCCTTTTCGAGCAGCAGAAGGACGATGCCACGAACATCCACGGGCTCTACGCGAAGATCACGCAAATCATCTCCCCGAGCCGCTTCGAAATCACCCTGATCCATCCCCAGCAGGCCGGCATCGATTTCGTCAAGGCCGGAACGCGCCTGGAACTCAACGACGGCCCCAGCCTGCGCGAGGAGGGATTCGCCGTGGTCAAATCCGTCGAGCGCATCAACAAGCAGCGAACGCTTGTCGAGATCGAAGGCAGCTTGCCCGAAATCGTCACCGTCGGGGATTCCGTCGCCGATGCCGATGCCAACACCGCCGAAGTCCTGATCCGGGGCTGCGTGCTGCGCGGCAACCGGGCGCGCGGCATCCTCCTTGGTTCGCGCGGCCCGATGGTCATCGAGGGAAACACCTTCCACACCCCGGGTGCGGCGATCCTGTTCGAAGGCGACTCGCGTTTCTGGTTCGAGCAGGCCGGCGTGCGCGACGTCGTCATCCGCGGCAACACCTTCGACAACTGCAACTACGGCGTTTGGGGCACCGGCTGCATCCAGGTCGGCTCCGGCATCGCGGAAGAGTTCAGGAAAACATCCCGCTACAACCGCAACATCCGGATCGAGAACAACCTGTTCCGCGCTTTCAGCCCGCTCCCCCTGCTTTCCATGTATTCGGTGGACGGCCTGACCTTCACCGGCAACCGCCTGGAAAAAACCAAGGCTTATCCGGCTCCGGATGCAGGCGACTGGAAGCCGTTCGAGATCACTGATTCCGACAATGTGAAAGTGGAGGCTCCGCAGACGCTTGCCACCAGGGAGCCTGCCGCAACTTCCCCGGATTGA
- a CDS encoding DUF1559 domain-containing protein: MKSTTRIHKRPAGITLTEVLIVITIIAILAAILFPVSRNAREKARSATCAQNLRQIGIGLIGYISENNGRFPNGSLDVSWLRDTDNNPLGLCWYDAAAQYMGRGNLSNRFNDPSADPLPDVFACPGGHRKAYHPAWPYTGDYAANMFLGNPGNPNNPRSLSAVKRPESTPYVQDTVKQNQFGQAIYGSGFSRTANAAFATRHNGRGNILWVDGHVSSLTYEEYMKFANDPKRGGAGNFIRGNW, encoded by the coding sequence ATGAAATCGACAACACGAATACACAAGCGGCCGGCGGGCATCACCCTGACGGAAGTCCTGATCGTGATAACGATCATCGCCATTCTCGCGGCCATCCTTTTCCCGGTGTCCCGGAATGCCCGCGAGAAGGCAAGATCCGCAACTTGCGCCCAGAACCTCAGGCAGATAGGCATCGGCTTGATCGGCTACATTTCCGAAAACAACGGGCGCTTCCCCAACGGCAGCCTGGACGTCTCATGGCTGAGGGACACCGATAACAATCCCCTCGGGCTGTGCTGGTATGATGCCGCGGCGCAATACATGGGACGGGGGAATCTCAGCAACAGGTTCAACGATCCTTCGGCGGACCCCCTACCTGACGTCTTCGCATGTCCCGGCGGACACCGCAAAGCGTACCATCCGGCGTGGCCCTACACCGGCGATTATGCGGCGAACATGTTCCTTGGAAACCCAGGCAACCCGAACAACCCCCGCTCCCTGTCTGCAGTGAAACGCCCCGAGTCAACCCCCTACGTCCAGGATACCGTGAAGCAGAACCAGTTCGGGCAGGCGATCTACGGCTCCGGATTTTCCCGCACCGCGAATGCGGCCTTTGCAACCCGCCACAACGGAAGAGGCAACATCCTCTGGGTGGATGGACACGTCTCCTCGCTGACCTATGAGGAGTACATGAAATTCGCGAACGACCCCAAGCGCGGAGGTGCGGGCAACTTCATCCGAGGGAACTGGTAG
- a CDS encoding DNA-binding transcriptional regulator: MKNNLTRKSTPRVALLIESSRSYGRELLMGIASYVRIHGPWSIEFEEGDPGEQLPKWFGRWQWDGIIARVSTPSMAKVLARTGVPVVDLSGNLPDTDFPRIRSDEMAVGTMAAEHLMERGFQNFAFCGYNGADWSDLRRTSFQRRISEAGFSCQAFENHEPLPSVSNLHYEEHSERHERDLMAWLQSLPKPCGLMACNDARGRQVLNCCREAGVAVPDEVAVIGVDKDEVFCELSDIPLSSVILNTQRIGFEAAGLLTLMMAGGSAASPSIMVKPMGVMARQSTDVLAIDDRHIAAALRHIREHACDGLDVESLLKIVPLSRSVLERRFSQIIGRPPKAEILRIRLDRVCRLLAESELSLAEVAEKAGFDHPEYMSRLFKKKMGITPGKFRRNSGSGGFPSR, from the coding sequence ATGAAAAATAACCTCACAAGGAAATCCACGCCCCGGGTTGCGCTGCTCATCGAATCATCGCGCAGCTACGGGCGGGAACTGCTGATGGGGATCGCCAGCTATGTCCGCATCCACGGTCCGTGGTCCATCGAGTTTGAGGAAGGGGATCCCGGCGAACAGCTCCCGAAGTGGTTCGGACGCTGGCAATGGGACGGGATCATTGCGCGGGTCTCGACCCCGTCCATGGCCAAGGTTCTCGCGCGCACCGGGGTGCCGGTTGTCGATCTCAGCGGGAACCTGCCCGACACCGACTTTCCGAGGATACGCTCCGATGAAATGGCTGTCGGCACGATGGCGGCGGAGCACCTGATGGAGCGCGGTTTCCAGAACTTCGCGTTCTGCGGCTACAATGGCGCCGATTGGTCCGATTTGCGCCGGACCAGCTTTCAGCGGCGGATCTCGGAAGCCGGATTTTCCTGCCAGGCGTTTGAGAATCACGAACCGCTGCCTTCCGTTTCAAACCTGCATTACGAGGAGCATAGCGAGCGGCACGAGCGGGATCTGATGGCCTGGCTGCAATCCCTGCCAAAACCATGCGGACTGATGGCATGCAACGATGCACGCGGGCGGCAGGTGCTCAACTGCTGCCGGGAGGCGGGCGTGGCCGTGCCGGACGAGGTGGCCGTCATCGGCGTGGACAAGGACGAGGTGTTCTGCGAGTTGTCAGACATCCCCCTCTCGAGCGTGATCCTGAACACCCAGAGGATCGGCTTCGAAGCCGCCGGGCTGTTGACCTTGATGATGGCGGGTGGCAGCGCCGCATCCCCATCCATCATGGTCAAGCCGATGGGTGTGATGGCGCGGCAATCCACCGATGTCCTCGCGATCGATGACAGGCACATCGCTGCCGCCCTGAGGCACATCCGCGAACACGCCTGCGATGGCTTGGATGTTGAGTCCCTGCTGAAGATCGTTCCGCTCTCCAGGAGCGTGCTTGAGCGGCGTTTCTCCCAAATCATCGGAAGACCTCCCAAGGCGGAGATCCTCCGCATCAGGCTGGACCGTGTGTGCCGCCTGCTGGCCGAGTCCGAACTCTCGCTCGCAGAGGTTGCCGAGAAGGCCGGATTCGATCACCCGGAGTACATGAGCCGCCTGTTCAAGAAAAAGATGGGCATCACACCAGGCAAGTTCAGGAGGAATTCGGGGTCGGGCGGATTCCCTTCGCGATGA
- a CDS encoding MFS transporter, translated as MRRARSKLPLFVFEALGSLACGFYGNYVFFLFRDRHGFGDKGNLAIAALMGLVIALASWQGGRFAQCRGYLRTMSYGLFGMILALSAGACFPQLPVQLAVLVFWTASQFLVWPALEALVTEGESGTGRAHLVGVYSVVWASCSALSYFFGGGLFEKLGSGSIFWLPPAIHVLQIAVLWGISRSLGKTPATEPIQPQPKPGLPAAGKCLCPRSFQRMAWIANPFACIAAFTLLAMIPGLARTLGLSTTMAGFFCSIWFFARLLAFVVMWRWPGWHYRFRWLLAGYVLLIAGFATVLTADGLLWLGLGQVAFGLAVGSLYYASLFYSMDVGEARAEQGGIHEAMMGAGNFVGPGVGALSLMIAPQFPDAGVLSVSGLLALGMALLLGTRLKARVSNSPAIIPAHEK; from the coding sequence ATGCGACGCGCCCGTTCGAAACTCCCGCTTTTCGTTTTCGAGGCGCTGGGGTCGTTGGCTTGCGGATTTTACGGGAATTATGTCTTTTTCCTATTCCGCGACCGCCATGGCTTCGGGGACAAGGGCAACCTCGCGATCGCCGCCCTGATGGGACTGGTGATCGCCCTGGCTTCCTGGCAGGGCGGAAGATTCGCGCAATGCCGGGGTTATCTGCGGACAATGTCATACGGCCTCTTCGGAATGATCCTGGCCCTATCGGCGGGGGCGTGCTTCCCGCAACTCCCCGTGCAGCTCGCCGTGCTGGTTTTCTGGACGGCCTCGCAGTTCCTGGTATGGCCCGCGCTTGAGGCTCTTGTGACGGAGGGGGAGAGCGGAACCGGCAGGGCGCATCTCGTCGGGGTGTACAGCGTGGTTTGGGCAAGCTGCTCGGCCTTGTCATATTTCTTTGGCGGCGGCCTGTTCGAAAAGCTCGGGAGCGGAAGCATCTTCTGGCTACCCCCGGCCATCCATGTCCTTCAGATCGCCGTGCTCTGGGGGATCTCGCGGAGCCTTGGGAAAACACCCGCAACGGAGCCGATCCAGCCCCAGCCAAAGCCAGGATTGCCTGCCGCCGGCAAGTGCCTTTGCCCGCGCTCTTTCCAGCGGATGGCCTGGATCGCGAACCCCTTCGCCTGCATCGCGGCGTTCACCTTGCTGGCCATGATACCTGGGCTAGCCCGAACATTGGGGCTGAGCACCACCATGGCCGGATTTTTCTGCTCGATCTGGTTTTTCGCCCGGCTGCTTGCCTTCGTGGTGATGTGGCGATGGCCAGGCTGGCATTATCGGTTCCGGTGGCTGCTGGCTGGCTATGTTCTCCTGATCGCAGGCTTCGCCACCGTTCTGACGGCCGACGGTTTGCTCTGGCTTGGCTTGGGGCAGGTGGCGTTCGGGCTCGCAGTCGGCTCGCTGTATTACGCATCGCTTTTCTACTCGATGGATGTCGGCGAGGCGCGCGCCGAGCAGGGGGGCATCCATGAGGCGATGATGGGAGCCGGGAACTTCGTCGGGCCAGGGGTGGGCGCGCTGAGCCTTATGATTGCGCCGCAATTCCCCGATGCCGGGGTCTTGTCGGTGAGCGGGCTGCTGGCCCTCGGAATGGCGCTTTTGTTAGGGACCCGCCTGAAGGCAAGGGTTTCGAATTCACCGGCCATCATCCCTGCCCATGAAAAATAA